From Oceanispirochaeta sp., the proteins below share one genomic window:
- a CDS encoding NADH:ubiquinone reductase (Na(+)-transporting) subunit D: protein MNESSPSTILKNNIWHNNPVFVQILGICSTLAVTNNLTNTFIMTIALVFVTALTNVTVSILKTLIPRKVRMIVQTLIIAFYVIIVDILLRAYLPEVSKALGPYVGLIITNCIIMGRAETFAQANGPLLSLWDGITSGLGYMWVLMIIAFIRELLGFGTLFGMTVLPESFTRWTIMVMAPSAFFLLGTFLWVVKSIILKKGVAK, encoded by the coding sequence ATGAATGAATCAAGCCCCTCAACTATTCTGAAAAATAATATATGGCACAATAACCCGGTCTTTGTACAGATTCTGGGTATCTGTTCCACCCTGGCTGTAACAAATAACCTAACCAACACATTTATAATGACCATAGCTCTTGTCTTTGTCACAGCCTTGACGAATGTGACTGTTTCTATCTTAAAGACTCTCATTCCCCGCAAAGTCAGAATGATTGTTCAGACCCTGATCATAGCGTTCTATGTCATCATTGTGGATATACTCCTCAGAGCCTACCTGCCGGAAGTAAGCAAAGCCCTGGGGCCTTATGTGGGACTGATTATCACCAACTGCATCATCATGGGACGGGCTGAGACTTTTGCGCAGGCGAACGGGCCTCTTCTCTCCTTGTGGGATGGCATAACATCGGGTCTGGGATATATGTGGGTCCTTATGATCATTGCCTTCATCCGGGAACTCCTGGGATTCGGAACCCTTTTCGGAATGACCGTCCTTCCCGAAAGTTTTACCAGATGGACCATCATGGTCATGGCACCCAGTGCCTTTTTTCTGTTGGGAACCTTCCTCTGGGTAGTAAAATCTATAATTCTGAAAAAAGGAGTTGCCAAATGA
- a CDS encoding FMN-binding protein gives MNKNGIIYTVIFTFLVAFFFVFFLSLADGATKELVQKNNLVSVQKSVLKALDILPSDSGDIASTYEKLFETVPQAGDRLKTVKEGTEVLIGYFSGSGLWGTITGIIAVDGALDRIVGLDIISHNETPGLGGRIDEEWFKEQFKGEKIGADGIKVAKGSGSADTDSNNSIVDGITGASLTSKSMETIVNKELNLFRTERSSK, from the coding sequence ATGAATAAAAACGGCATTATATATACAGTCATTTTTACTTTTTTAGTAGCCTTCTTTTTTGTCTTTTTCCTATCCCTCGCCGATGGAGCAACTAAAGAACTGGTCCAGAAGAACAACCTTGTGTCTGTACAAAAATCTGTCTTAAAAGCTTTGGATATACTTCCTTCTGATTCCGGAGATATTGCATCAACCTATGAAAAGCTATTTGAGACAGTTCCTCAGGCCGGAGACCGGTTGAAAACTGTAAAAGAGGGAACTGAGGTTTTAATAGGATACTTCAGCGGGAGCGGTCTATGGGGAACCATAACAGGCATTATTGCCGTAGATGGGGCTCTGGACAGAATCGTCGGCCTGGATATCATCAGTCATAATGAAACTCCCGGACTCGGCGGACGCATTGATGAAGAGTGGTTCAAAGAGCAATTCAAGGGTGAGAAAATAGGGGCTGATGGAATCAAAGTCGCCAAGGGAAGCGGTTCTGCAGATACAGACAGCAATAATTCTATTGTTGATGGAATCACCGGCGCCTCTCTGACAAGCAAATCCATGGAGACGATTGTGAATAAAGAACTGAATCTTTTCAGAACCGAAAGGAGCAGCAAATGA
- a CDS encoding NADH:ubiquinone reductase (Na(+)-transporting) subunit E yields the protein MTPDINPFVLFFASIFTSNILLANFLGMCSFISISKDIKSSNGLGLAVTVVLTLTSVINWAILNYLLIPMELLYLRYIVFIIVIAATVQILEMVIDRVSPALYMSLGIFLPLITVNCAILGVALFVEIRHYDLLQTLFYGLGSGLGWWLAIMALAAIQKKLQKSPVPAGLEGPGITLITIGFMAMAFVGFSGMLIVQ from the coding sequence ATGACACCGGATATTAATCCCTTTGTTCTCTTCTTTGCCTCAATTTTCACCAGTAATATTCTCCTGGCCAACTTTCTGGGAATGTGTTCCTTCATCTCCATATCCAAGGATATCAAATCTTCCAACGGCCTGGGTCTGGCTGTGACCGTAGTTCTCACTCTGACATCTGTTATTAACTGGGCGATACTGAATTATCTGCTGATTCCCATGGAGCTTTTATACCTCCGATACATCGTCTTTATCATTGTCATTGCTGCCACTGTACAGATTCTTGAAATGGTGATAGACCGGGTCTCACCTGCCCTCTATATGTCTCTGGGAATTTTTCTGCCTCTGATCACGGTGAATTGTGCCATCCTCGGTGTCGCTCTTTTTGTGGAAATCAGACACTATGACCTGTTGCAGACCCTGTTTTACGGTCTTGGTTCGGGTCTTGGATGGTGGCTGGCCATCATGGCCCTGGCGGCGATTCAGAAGAAACTGCAGAAATCTCCCGTCCCAGCCGGACTGGAAGGACCGGGAATCACATTAATCACCATAGGTTTCATGGCGATGGCCTTTGTCGGATTCTCCGGCATGCTGATTGTTCAGTGA
- a CDS encoding RnfABCDGE type electron transport complex subunit D: MFQKQIMMRRVVYSLIPIMIFSVYLYGLRSLIIHAVVFLAGTATEYLYMKTRGKKVSEAVLVTCSLYALSMPPLVPLWIAALGIIFGVLFGKCIFGGFGRNIFNPAIAGRLFVYISFPSFMTTGWMAPGRFGMNAVDTVSTATPLGLMRRNVIPELKDLIIGIRAGSLGESAVILIIAAGVYLIFTKTASWRIILSTLLSFLALSSALFFMGVSSSFPPLESLFSGSVLFVIVFMATDPVTGPKKNQAQYLYGILIGSVTCLVRVFSLFPEGTSFAILMGNTFASLFDEWFTPRKGVKK, translated from the coding sequence GTGTTCCAAAAACAAATCATGATGCGGAGAGTTGTTTACTCGCTCATTCCGATTATGATCTTTTCAGTCTACCTTTATGGATTACGCTCATTGATAATTCATGCTGTCGTATTCCTGGCAGGAACAGCAACAGAATATCTGTATATGAAAACCAGGGGGAAAAAAGTATCCGAGGCAGTCCTCGTGACCTGTTCTCTTTATGCTCTTTCCATGCCGCCTCTGGTTCCCTTGTGGATCGCGGCCCTGGGGATCATCTTTGGAGTCCTCTTCGGGAAGTGTATCTTTGGAGGCTTCGGCCGGAATATCTTTAATCCTGCCATTGCAGGACGCTTGTTTGTTTACATCAGTTTTCCATCCTTTATGACAACCGGTTGGATGGCACCCGGTCGTTTTGGAATGAATGCTGTTGATACTGTTTCCACAGCCACTCCATTGGGCTTGATGCGCAGAAATGTGATACCAGAGCTGAAAGATCTCATCATCGGTATCAGAGCCGGTTCACTGGGAGAAAGCGCGGTGATCCTTATCATTGCAGCAGGGGTCTACCTGATTTTCACAAAGACAGCCAGTTGGAGAATCATCCTATCGACACTCCTGAGTTTTCTGGCTCTCTCTTCTGCTCTCTTTTTCATGGGGGTCTCCTCCTCATTTCCTCCCCTGGAATCTCTGTTTTCCGGAAGCGTTCTCTTTGTCATCGTCTTTATGGCGACCGACCCTGTTACAGGACCTAAAAAAAATCAGGCACAGTACCTTTATGGGATTCTCATAGGGAGTGTGACCTGTCTTGTCCGGGTCTTCTCACTCTTCCCGGAGGGAACCAGTTTCGCAATTCTTATGGGAAATACCTTTGCTTCCTTGTTTGACGAATGGTTCACTCCCCGGAAAGGAGTCAAGAAATGA